A single candidate division KSB1 bacterium DNA region contains:
- a CDS encoding 3-isopropylmalate dehydrogenase: protein MPKIAVIAGDGIGIDVTVEALKVLRRVNEKFDLKLEFVEFEYGADYYLKTGIGLPAGQMEDFRQNYAAIYLGALGDPRIPDMRHGREILLGMRFDLDLYINLRPVKLLNERLCPLKDKTVNDVNFVVFRENTEGPYVNAGGTLKKGTPDEVATQESYYTRKGVERIIRAAFEYAKSHGRTRVTMSDKSNVLRYGHDLWQRVFAAVGEEYPEIEKDHFFVDALVMKMVKNPEHFQVIVTENMFGDIITDLGAILQGGLGMAGSGNIHPGRVSLFEPVHGSAPYMAGKNKANPVAAILAGAMMLDFLGHSHAAAVVEAAVQKAVDEKQVTADIGGNLGTRECGDFVASQIG from the coding sequence ATGCCAAAAATTGCGGTCATCGCCGGTGACGGCATCGGCATCGATGTCACGGTGGAAGCCTTAAAAGTGCTTCGCCGGGTAAACGAAAAATTTGATCTCAAATTGGAATTTGTCGAGTTTGAATATGGCGCCGATTATTATCTCAAAACCGGCATCGGTCTGCCGGCGGGGCAAATGGAGGACTTTCGCCAAAATTACGCTGCCATTTATCTCGGCGCACTCGGCGATCCGCGCATTCCTGACATGCGCCATGGCCGCGAAATTCTCCTGGGCATGCGCTTCGATCTCGATCTTTACATCAACTTGCGTCCGGTCAAATTATTGAACGAACGCCTCTGCCCCTTGAAAGATAAAACCGTCAACGATGTTAATTTCGTCGTTTTCCGCGAGAACACCGAAGGCCCGTACGTCAACGCCGGCGGCACGCTGAAAAAAGGCACGCCGGACGAAGTGGCGACGCAGGAATCCTATTACACCCGCAAAGGCGTCGAGCGCATCATCCGCGCCGCGTTTGAATATGCCAAATCTCATGGCCGCACGCGCGTGACGATGTCGGACAAATCCAACGTTCTGCGTTACGGCCATGATCTCTGGCAGCGCGTGTTTGCCGCGGTTGGCGAAGAATATCCCGAGATCGAAAAAGATCATTTCTTTGTCGATGCGCTGGTGATGAAAATGGTCAAAAATCCCGAGCATTTTCAGGTCATCGTCACCGAGAACATGTTCGGTGATATCATCACCGACCTCGGCGCGATCTTGCAAGGCGGCCTCGGCATGGCCGGCTCCGGCAACATTCATCCCGGCCGCGTTTCGCTCTTCGAGCCGGTGCATGGCTCCGCACCGTACATGGCCGGAAAAAACAAGGCCAATCCGGTTGCCGCAATTTTAGCCGGCGCGATGATGCTGGATTTTCTCGGCCATTCGCACGCCGCCGCCGTGGTCGAAGCCGCCGTGCAAAAAGCCGTCGATGAAAAGCAGGTGACGGCGGATATCGGCGGGAATTTGGGCACGCGCGAGTGCGGAGATTTTGTGGCAAGTCAGATTGGATGA
- the dnaG gene encoding DNA primase, producing the protein MSKIPQHVIDEVRLASDVVAVVSDYVTLNKKVGHNFFGLCPFHPEKSPSFSVNPDKQIFHCFGCGAGGNVFTFIQRQQGVSFPEAVRLLAKRAGIAIPEPEAEDATAAQEKDALYFVNKLAAEFFQQMLFNEIGRPAREYMHKRGFNDEALRAFGIGYAPPGWEKLVQHARDKSVNLEVMASAGLVNQREGKAEYYDRFRHRVMFPIYNLAGSVVAFGGRRLVDDEDSPKYINSPETPIYHKGAVLYGLYHGRDAVKAADRVIVVEGYLDLMRMHLCGFQNAVATSGTALTEQQARLIMRYTKNVTLLFDSDTAGQSATLRGADILVENGLTVAVATLSAGDDPDSFLAKHPPAAMQQILQNAPPLLEFKILHGTTPEMKAKDPLAQRTEQLRSIVETLARVRDGLERQALVHNMAERLRIDEGVLWEEVSRLRRTQYPRVGARRGPGREAETPTSGHSALTAAGRSYAERCRAAEEELIRIMILHTEAAPFIFSFMRVDDFHDPDMMAIAKIFHELMENGVLRLQPESEMLLQYFTEPRLAEFVSRTLHRQALAAVAKNGSDETSLPLAVDYRRWSADCMAQLLRLKKEEDMKNLREQLKAREKSGGDVAELIQQFLEYQEQLRRIRPESFLEN; encoded by the coding sequence ATGTCAAAAATTCCGCAGCATGTGATCGACGAAGTCCGCCTCGCTTCCGACGTGGTGGCGGTAGTATCGGATTACGTCACGCTCAATAAAAAAGTCGGGCATAATTTTTTCGGCCTGTGCCCGTTTCATCCCGAAAAATCTCCATCTTTCAGCGTTAATCCTGATAAACAAATCTTTCATTGCTTTGGCTGCGGCGCCGGCGGCAATGTTTTCACGTTCATCCAGCGCCAACAGGGCGTCAGTTTTCCTGAAGCCGTGCGGTTGCTGGCGAAACGCGCCGGCATCGCGATTCCCGAGCCGGAAGCCGAAGATGCGACCGCCGCCCAGGAAAAAGACGCGCTGTATTTCGTCAACAAGCTGGCCGCGGAATTTTTTCAGCAAATGCTCTTTAATGAGATCGGCCGTCCGGCGCGGGAGTACATGCACAAGCGCGGCTTCAACGACGAGGCCTTGCGCGCGTTCGGCATCGGTTACGCGCCGCCAGGCTGGGAAAAGCTGGTGCAACATGCGCGCGACAAATCCGTCAATCTGGAGGTCATGGCGAGTGCCGGATTAGTCAATCAGCGCGAAGGCAAGGCCGAATATTACGATCGTTTTCGCCATCGCGTGATGTTTCCGATTTACAACCTCGCCGGCAGTGTTGTGGCGTTTGGCGGACGCCGCCTCGTCGATGACGAAGATTCACCGAAGTACATCAACTCACCGGAGACGCCGATCTATCACAAAGGCGCGGTGTTGTACGGCTTATATCACGGCCGTGACGCCGTCAAAGCCGCCGATCGCGTGATCGTCGTCGAAGGCTATCTCGATTTGATGCGCATGCATCTCTGCGGTTTTCAAAATGCCGTTGCCACATCGGGCACGGCGCTGACCGAGCAGCAAGCCCGGCTGATCATGCGCTACACGAAAAACGTCACGCTGCTTTTTGACAGCGACACCGCCGGCCAGAGCGCAACCTTGCGCGGCGCGGATATTTTGGTTGAAAACGGTCTGACGGTGGCGGTGGCGACGTTGAGCGCCGGCGATGATCCGGACAGTTTTCTCGCCAAGCATCCACCGGCGGCAATGCAACAGATTTTGCAAAACGCGCCGCCGCTGCTCGAGTTTAAAATTCTCCACGGCACCACGCCGGAAATGAAAGCGAAAGATCCGCTCGCGCAACGCACCGAACAACTGCGCTCGATTGTGGAAACGCTGGCGCGCGTGCGAGACGGCCTGGAGCGGCAGGCTTTGGTTCACAACATGGCCGAGCGCCTGCGAATTGACGAAGGCGTGTTGTGGGAAGAGGTGAGTCGCTTGCGTCGGACACAATATCCGCGCGTCGGCGCCCGTCGCGGCCCCGGGCGCGAAGCCGAAACCCCAACAAGTGGGCACAGCGCCCTGACGGCAGCAGGCCGCAGTTATGCCGAGCGCTGCCGCGCCGCGGAAGAAGAGTTGATCCGCATCATGATTCTGCATACCGAAGCGGCGCCGTTCATTTTCAGCTTCATGCGCGTCGATGATTTTCACGATCCCGACATGATGGCGATCGCCAAGATATTTCATGAACTGATGGAAAATGGCGTTTTGCGGCTGCAGCCAGAGTCGGAAATGCTTTTGCAATATTTCACCGAGCCGCGACTAGCCGAATTTGTCAGCCGGACGCTTCATCGTCAGGCGCTCGCCGCTGTTGCGAAAAACGGCAGTGATGAAACCTCGCTGCCGCTCGCTGTCGATTATCGCCGCTGGAGCGCCGATTGCATGGCGCAGCTGTTGCGCCTGAAGAAAGAAGAAGACATGAAAAATTTGCGCGAGCAGTTGAAGGCGCGCGAAAAATCTGGCGGTGACGTGGCGGAGCTGATACAGCAATTTCTCGAATATCAGGAACAGTTAAGGCGGATTCGCCCGGAAAGTTTTTTGGAAAATTAA
- a CDS encoding GAF domain-containing protein, whose product MNSSETTGKNEELKSQITRLNQIGIALSSEHDLNKLLELIVKEARSFTDADGGSLYIKEGEKLNFLVAQTESLERHTNVKPSFNVPLTKASISGYVAITGEVLNIPDVYHIPPTVEYRFNKDFDLKMNYRSKSMLTVPMRDHQDEIIGVLQLVNSRDKSGRVVPFKSEYELLILSLASQAAVAIRNANLIAEIKNLFRSLVHYSVKAIDSRSRHTAGHSSRVAKYSKRFAEAINDELDGRLGKVKFTPEQIEELHMCGLLHDIGKIGVKEAVLEKTTKLNEAQMEAIVSRFEAIKSSFVIRALQQKLELAGSNRDENALQQEIDSRLQNELKKLDDELAFLQRLNDPIYNASADDIKRLREIAERTYYDSTGEMRYFLTGPEYENFSVTRGNLTAAEYKEIQKHVDYSLAILDKIRFTKDLANIPKYAASHHEYLNGSGYPKGLKGDEIPLQSRILCIADIFDALTAPDRPYKKAVPLEQTLKILQKEAQEGKLDADLVELFIRRKVYENPRKINDKDDDKEDD is encoded by the coding sequence ATGAACAGCAGCGAGACGACCGGAAAGAATGAGGAGCTAAAATCACAAATCACGCGCCTGAATCAAATCGGCATCGCGCTCTCCAGCGAGCACGATCTCAATAAATTGCTCGAGCTGATCGTCAAGGAGGCGCGCAGCTTTACCGATGCCGACGGCGGCAGCCTGTATATCAAAGAAGGCGAAAAACTCAACTTTCTCGTGGCGCAAACCGAATCGCTCGAGCGGCATACCAATGTCAAGCCTTCGTTCAACGTGCCGCTGACAAAAGCCAGCATATCCGGCTATGTTGCCATCACCGGCGAAGTGCTGAATATCCCAGACGTTTATCATATTCCGCCGACTGTCGAATATCGCTTCAACAAGGATTTCGACCTCAAGATGAATTACCGCAGCAAATCGATGCTGACGGTGCCGATGCGCGATCATCAGGACGAAATCATCGGCGTTTTGCAGCTTGTCAATTCGCGGGACAAGAGTGGCAGGGTGGTTCCATTCAAGAGCGAATACGAGCTGTTGATTCTTTCGCTGGCCAGTCAGGCGGCGGTCGCCATTCGCAACGCCAATCTCATTGCTGAAATCAAAAATCTGTTTCGCTCGCTCGTTCATTATTCCGTCAAGGCCATTGATTCGCGCTCGCGCCACACTGCCGGCCATTCCAGCCGCGTGGCCAAATATTCCAAACGCTTTGCCGAGGCCATCAACGACGAGCTTGATGGCCGGCTGGGAAAGGTCAAATTCACACCGGAACAAATTGAAGAATTGCACATGTGCGGCTTGCTGCACGATATCGGCAAGATCGGCGTGAAAGAGGCGGTGCTGGAAAAAACCACCAAGCTCAACGAAGCGCAAATGGAGGCGATCGTCTCGCGCTTTGAGGCGATCAAATCCAGCTTCGTCATCCGCGCTTTGCAGCAAAAGCTCGAACTAGCCGGCTCGAACCGCGATGAAAACGCGCTGCAGCAGGAGATTGATTCCCGTTTGCAAAATGAGCTTAAAAAACTTGATGATGAGCTGGCTTTTTTGCAGCGCTTGAACGATCCCATCTACAATGCCTCGGCGGATGACATCAAAAGGCTGCGTGAAATCGCCGAGCGCACGTATTATGATTCCACCGGCGAAATGCGTTACTTTCTCACCGGGCCGGAATACGAAAATTTTTCGGTGACGCGCGGCAATTTGACCGCGGCCGAGTACAAAGAAATTCAGAAACACGTCGATTATTCTCTGGCGATTTTGGACAAAATTCGCTTCACCAAAGATTTGGCCAATATTCCCAAGTACGCCGCTTCCCATCACGAATATTTGAACGGCTCGGGTTATCCGAAAGGATTGAAAGGCGACGAGATTCCGCTGCAATCGCGGATTCTTTGCATCGCCGATATCTTTGATGCGTTGACCGCGCCGGATCGTCCGTACAAAAAGGCCGTACCGTTGGAACAAACGCTGAAAATTTTACAAAAAGAGGCGCAGGAAGGAAAACTCGATGCAGATTTGGTCGAATTGTTCATTCGCCGCAAGGTTTACGAAAACCCACGCAAAATCAACGACAAGGACGATGACAAGGAAGATGATTGA
- a CDS encoding class I SAM-dependent methyltransferase, producing the protein MVGAKQIQRVAAREGYDRWAKTYNTTPNPVVSMDDRCTLIALAAKAGERILDAGCGTGRHFGPLRRAGCKVFGVDFSLGMLRVARRQYPQAPLLLADLQKALPFVNGYFDAVLCALVGEHLEPLHRVFREMHRVLRPGGRLVFSVYHPDMAAAGIEANFREVDVEFRLGAYRHTVKDYLRALQSAGFVDLRQHEWRGDEQLVAAVPEAKKYLNFPILLILQGKK; encoded by the coding sequence ATGGTCGGAGCAAAACAAATCCAGCGTGTCGCAGCGCGCGAGGGCTATGATCGCTGGGCGAAAACTTACAATACCACGCCCAATCCCGTGGTGAGCATGGATGACCGCTGCACGCTCATCGCGCTGGCGGCGAAGGCCGGAGAAAGAATTCTCGACGCCGGCTGCGGAACTGGACGGCACTTTGGCCCGCTGCGACGCGCCGGCTGCAAGGTGTTTGGGGTCGATTTCTCGCTTGGCATGTTGCGCGTCGCGCGCCGCCAGTACCCGCAGGCGCCGCTGCTGCTGGCGGATTTGCAAAAGGCCCTGCCGTTCGTCAACGGCTATTTCGATGCGGTGTTGTGTGCGCTGGTCGGCGAGCATTTGGAGCCGCTGCACCGCGTTTTTCGTGAAATGCACCGCGTTCTCCGGCCCGGCGGGCGTTTGGTTTTTTCGGTTTATCATCCGGACATGGCCGCGGCCGGCATCGAAGCCAATTTTCGGGAAGTCGACGTCGAGTTCCGTCTCGGCGCTTACCGTCACACCGTGAAAGATTATTTGCGCGCCTTGCAAAGCGCCGGTTTCGTCGATCTTCGCCAGCACGAATGGCGCGGCGACGAACAACTCGTCGCCGCTGTTCCGGAGGCAAAAAAATATTTGAATTTTCCGATTCTCTTGATTTTGCAAGGGAAAAAGTAA
- a CDS encoding MFS transporter gives MRSATPIVNPPLSHSLSTTSTRHAGANPVAVLQNNPANNRTELTAGRRRAAMRIAVYEAFPAQIYATLTGGVFLPAFALALGANNFYIGVLAAIPFFANLFQLAGAYFVENYPGRKKLCVAASALPRLAWAPAIILFLLLAPQSAGVTLGILLAFLILAHALLAVSGVSWLSWMTDVVPENIRGRYFGLRNSIVSIATVITTFAGGWFLDWHRGSRAAFGILFLTASAAGAVCTILLIKQPEPPKKLLPKSERFFQHYFEPFKQPNFRRLLRFSIIWQFAFNLASPFFVVYMLTELGMSYSMAATFAVITALFDLIGMRVWGHVSDHIGNKPVITISAVAVTILPWLWLFTEKNDLSFYGLIPVLHIAGGFFWAGYNLCSVNILFRLSPQSRNSVYFGAWAACNGLAAGISSLLGGTLGRWAAHHQMDFVLFSWSGLKIVFFVTGALRLIAIFLLRPIQEPAGMRTLHAIRVLRSVKSRALMMDDHPALQFFIPEQNSPEDSPKNDDAMLWPIFGRRRKKAA, from the coding sequence ATGCGTAGCGCAACCCCGATCGTAAATCCCCCGCTTTCTCATTCTTTATCCACCACCAGCACACGGCACGCTGGCGCCAATCCCGTGGCCGTTCTGCAAAACAACCCGGCAAACAATAGAACGGAGCTAACTGCCGGCCGCCGCCGCGCCGCGATGCGAATTGCCGTTTATGAAGCTTTTCCGGCGCAAATCTACGCCACACTCACCGGTGGGGTTTTTTTGCCCGCGTTCGCTCTGGCGCTGGGCGCAAATAATTTTTACATCGGCGTGCTGGCGGCGATTCCCTTTTTTGCCAATCTCTTCCAATTGGCCGGCGCCTACTTCGTCGAAAATTACCCCGGGCGGAAAAAACTCTGCGTGGCCGCCTCCGCCCTGCCGCGGCTGGCTTGGGCGCCAGCCATCATTTTGTTTCTGCTCCTGGCGCCGCAAAGCGCCGGCGTGACGCTCGGCATTTTATTGGCGTTCTTGATTTTGGCGCACGCGCTGCTGGCCGTATCCGGCGTCTCGTGGCTTTCGTGGATGACTGACGTCGTGCCCGAAAATATTCGCGGACGTTATTTCGGTTTGCGCAATTCCATCGTCAGCATCGCCACCGTGATCACGACTTTTGCCGGCGGCTGGTTTCTTGATTGGCATCGTGGCAGCCGCGCCGCGTTTGGAATTCTCTTTCTGACGGCGTCCGCCGCTGGCGCCGTTTGCACGATCCTGCTGATCAAACAACCCGAGCCGCCCAAAAAACTTTTGCCGAAGTCGGAACGCTTTTTTCAGCATTATTTTGAGCCGTTCAAACAACCGAATTTCCGCCGCCTCTTGCGCTTTTCCATCATCTGGCAATTTGCCTTTAACCTGGCCTCGCCGTTTTTCGTGGTGTACATGCTCACGGAGCTGGGCATGAGCTATTCAATGGCGGCAACATTTGCCGTCATCACAGCGTTGTTTGATTTGATCGGCATGAGAGTCTGGGGGCACGTTTCCGATCACATCGGCAACAAGCCGGTGATCACAATCAGCGCCGTTGCCGTCACGATTTTGCCGTGGCTCTGGTTGTTCACTGAAAAAAATGATCTTAGTTTTTATGGGCTGATTCCAGTGCTGCACATCGCCGGCGGGTTCTTTTGGGCCGGCTATAATTTGTGCTCGGTCAATATTTTGTTTCGCTTGTCGCCGCAAAGCCGCAACTCGGTTTATTTTGGCGCATGGGCGGCCTGCAACGGTTTGGCGGCTGGCATCAGCTCTTTGCTCGGTGGCACGCTTGGCCGCTGGGCCGCACATCATCAGATGGATTTCGTGCTTTTCTCATGGTCGGGGCTGAAGATCGTTTTCTTTGTAACCGGCGCGCTTCGTCTCATCGCCATTTTTTTGCTGCGCCCGATTCAAGAGCCGGCTGGTATGCGCACGCTGCACGCGATTCGAGTTTTGCGCAGCGTGAAAAGCCGGGCGCTGATGATGGACGATCATCCGGCGCTGCAATTTTTTATTCCGGAACAAAATTCGCCTGAAGATTCGCCCAAGAACGATGACGCAATGCTCTGGCCGATTTTTGGCAGGAGGAGGAAAAAAGCAGCGTGA
- a CDS encoding NYN domain-containing protein, with product MTPLEGTPVENVMTAGQENANLRTNRSHSLLRCMTFIDGSWLYHNQDMLVKAYGAPYKIDFSKINVVALKIIRNHLTNTLGNEAPLLDLVRTYYFASVPSNVHPDDEIKLEDQRKFYTLLSETLGFELHLHEIDFRGHHMAMQDRLEKENDPNFMPKERTIDMALGVNMLYLAATNAYDIAIAVLGDADYQPALERVRQLGKRVLIFTIDGSAAYDYLYPRPNVRFADFPVVRFQDYLRELKLTPKPDRDRVVFIYTCARCGKEFESTYKAPPRQNMYCNEHRIWHRDSYYANAEPSYNQNNGAAAGENSKPRQSDENQVGAGATNEQSHATSEPPN from the coding sequence ATGACACCACTTGAAGGAACTCCGGTAGAAAATGTCATGACGGCGGGGCAGGAAAACGCCAATTTGAGAACGAATCGCAGTCATAGTCTCTTGCGCTGCATGACATTTATCGACGGGTCGTGGCTGTATCACAATCAGGACATGCTGGTCAAAGCTTATGGCGCACCCTATAAAATCGATTTCAGCAAAATCAATGTCGTGGCGCTGAAAATTATTCGCAATCATCTAACGAACACCCTGGGCAACGAGGCGCCACTGCTGGATTTGGTGCGGACATATTATTTTGCCAGCGTTCCCAGCAACGTGCATCCTGACGACGAAATCAAACTCGAGGACCAACGAAAATTTTATACCCTGCTGAGCGAGACGCTCGGTTTTGAGCTGCATCTGCATGAGATCGATTTTCGCGGGCACCACATGGCGATGCAGGACCGTCTCGAAAAGGAGAACGACCCCAACTTCATGCCGAAGGAACGCACCATCGACATGGCGCTCGGCGTCAACATGCTGTATCTCGCCGCCACCAATGCGTATGACATCGCCATCGCCGTGCTCGGCGACGCCGATTACCAGCCGGCGCTCGAACGCGTGCGCCAGCTCGGCAAGCGCGTTTTGATTTTCACCATCGACGGCTCGGCGGCGTATGATTATCTCTATCCGCGGCCGAACGTGCGCTTCGCCGATTTTCCGGTGGTGCGGTTTCAAGATTATCTGCGCGAGTTGAAATTGACGCCGAAGCCTGATCGCGACCGCGTCGTATTCATCTACACCTGCGCGCGCTGCGGCAAGGAATTTGAATCCACCTACAAAGCGCCGCCGCGGCAAAACATGTATTGCAACGAGCATCGCATCTGGCATCGCGATTCCTATTATGCGAATGCCGAGCCTTCGTACAATCAAAACAATGGAGCAGCGGCCGGCGAAAATTCAAAACCGCGTCAAAGTGATGAGAATCAAGTTGGGGCGGGCGCAACGAATGAGCAAAGCCATGCGACCAGTGAGCCACCAAATTGA
- a CDS encoding anion transporter, with the protein MTNYLALVIFALTYLIIASQKIRYLHLDRPSGALSGAVLMVICGVMTLDEAYQAINFDTITLLLGTMILVGYLRYARFFRYVTYLLLSRLHTATQLLAGIIIAAGLLSAIFVNDTICLMMTPLVVQLCEETKLDLAPFLIALATASNIGSVMTLVGNPQNMLVGIYSGWSYGGFFLRMLPVGLLGLALDFALIYFFFKKSLIGKTWANTHLAAPRIDLRLMRKSLLVLAGAMIGFLFSPELALISICAGTAIILLARKPPARAFAYVDWALLLFFGGLFIVVAGVNQAGFVEKMFAPLKSFFGVSIWQQLGVFSAVSIFFSNLVSNVPFVLIAAQWVETFANPKLMWLALAMASTFAGNLTIVGSVANMIVMELSRDHLRVPFWTFFKIGAPLTLLSTAMGVVILGLYATLGI; encoded by the coding sequence GTGACGAACTATCTGGCGCTGGTCATCTTCGCGTTGACCTATCTTATCATCGCTTCTCAAAAAATCCGGTATTTGCATCTCGACCGCCCGAGCGGCGCGCTGTCCGGCGCCGTGCTGATGGTCATTTGCGGCGTCATGACGCTGGACGAAGCTTATCAGGCCATCAACTTCGACACGATTACATTGCTTTTGGGCACGATGATCCTCGTCGGCTATCTGCGCTACGCCAGATTTTTTCGTTATGTCACTTATTTGCTGCTCAGCCGTCTGCATACTGCCACGCAGCTTCTCGCGGGCATCATCATCGCCGCCGGTTTGCTCTCCGCAATTTTTGTGAATGACACCATTTGCCTGATGATGACGCCGCTGGTGGTGCAGCTCTGCGAAGAAACCAAGCTCGATTTGGCGCCGTTTTTAATTGCGCTGGCGACCGCATCAAACATCGGCAGCGTCATGACGCTTGTCGGCAATCCGCAGAACATGTTGGTGGGAATATATTCAGGCTGGAGCTATGGCGGCTTCTTCCTTCGCATGTTGCCGGTCGGCTTGCTGGGCCTGGCGCTTGATTTTGCCCTCATTTATTTCTTTTTTAAAAAATCCTTGATCGGAAAAACCTGGGCAAACACGCATCTTGCGGCGCCGCGCATCGACCTTCGGCTCATGCGCAAAAGCTTGCTGGTCCTGGCCGGCGCGATGATCGGTTTTTTATTCTCCCCGGAATTGGCTTTGATCTCCATTTGCGCTGGCACGGCGATCATTTTGCTCGCGCGAAAACCGCCGGCGCGCGCCTTCGCCTACGTTGATTGGGCGCTTTTATTGTTTTTTGGCGGACTTTTTATCGTCGTCGCCGGCGTCAATCAAGCCGGCTTTGTCGAGAAAATGTTCGCACCGTTAAAAAGTTTCTTCGGCGTTTCGATCTGGCAACAACTCGGAGTCTTTTCCGCGGTTTCGATTTTTTTCTCGAACCTTGTTTCCAATGTGCCATTCGTTCTCATCGCGGCGCAGTGGGTGGAGACGTTTGCCAATCCCAAACTGATGTGGCTGGCTTTAGCCATGGCCAGCACCTTTGCCGGCAACTTGACCATCGTCGGCTCGGTGGCCAACATGATCGTGATGGAATTATCGCGCGACCATTTGCGCGTGCCGTTTTGGACCTTCTTCAAAATCGGCGCGCCGCTCACGCTGCTTTCCACCGCGATGGGTGTGGTAATCTTGGGATTGTATGCGACACTCGGAATTTAG
- a CDS encoding DNA methyltransferase: MSSSQVDPKNQINDLDSRRWLQFQKSWFLFEAETVSEFIAFFTKKLSRDGRLSRVGIFSENVEIFQPAIEALGREAVVLSDSLPAANHPADKNSLKRNSPPENLDYVIVDLRKIFSDAENYRRQESRWLQRLSATVALMKPKSYLTIFLCNSETDAGYCPLAWEFGKRVGNFLTMKDEKIGCIIGKAKLPESNSANFKECQSGSEVVYCLNFRREPETALEPFHSDGHRAAPNAGYELNRTDRRAWFVLKPPPREKNVLLHPAKFPEPLIEQFIARFTQPGERVLDPMAGTGSALIAAVSYHREAYGVELNPAFCDIIRQRLALQTSEAIWKIACGDASLAETYHALPKTFHYIITSPPYWDMLRMKGAETQQKRQQAGLLQFYSDDARDVGNIADYENFLAALVKIYRDLGARLEPGRFMTIIVKNVKKKGKIFPLAWDLSLRLREDFFLHREQFWCQDDQRLAPFGYRYAWVSNTFHHYCLHFQKPING, from the coding sequence ATGTCCTCTTCCCAAGTCGATCCCAAGAATCAAATCAACGATCTTGACAGCCGGCGCTGGCTGCAATTTCAGAAAAGCTGGTTTCTATTTGAAGCGGAAACCGTTTCGGAGTTTATCGCTTTTTTTACCAAAAAACTTTCGCGCGATGGCCGGCTCTCGCGCGTCGGAATTTTCTCTGAGAATGTTGAAATTTTCCAACCTGCCATCGAAGCGCTTGGCCGTGAAGCCGTCGTGTTGAGCGATTCGCTTCCGGCGGCGAACCATCCTGCCGATAAAAATTCTTTGAAGCGAAACTCCCCGCCGGAAAATTTGGATTACGTCATCGTCGATTTGCGAAAAATTTTCAGCGATGCTGAAAATTACCGCCGGCAGGAATCGCGATGGCTGCAACGTTTGTCCGCCACCGTCGCGCTGATGAAGCCAAAAAGTTATTTGACGATCTTTCTGTGCAATTCGGAAACCGACGCCGGTTATTGCCCGCTGGCTTGGGAATTCGGCAAGCGCGTGGGAAATTTTCTCACGATGAAAGACGAGAAAATCGGCTGCATCATCGGGAAAGCCAAATTGCCGGAATCAAATTCTGCAAATTTCAAAGAATGCCAAAGCGGCAGCGAGGTGGTTTATTGCCTCAATTTCCGCCGCGAGCCTGAAACCGCGCTCGAGCCGTTTCACTCTGACGGGCATCGCGCCGCGCCGAACGCCGGGTATGAATTAAACCGAACTGACCGGCGCGCGTGGTTCGTCCTCAAGCCGCCGCCGCGCGAGAAGAACGTGTTGCTGCATCCGGCAAAATTTCCCGAGCCGCTCATCGAGCAATTTATCGCGCGGTTCACGCAGCCGGGCGAGCGTGTGCTCGATCCGATGGCCGGCACCGGCAGCGCACTGATTGCCGCTGTTTCATACCATCGCGAAGCGTACGGTGTTGAGCTGAATCCGGCTTTTTGCGACATTATCAGACAACGCCTGGCTTTGCAAACAAGCGAGGCGATTTGGAAAATCGCTTGCGGCGACGCCAGTTTGGCGGAAACTTACCACGCTCTGCCGAAAACTTTTCACTATATCATTACCAGCCCGCCGTATTGGGACATGCTGCGCATGAAAGGCGCGGAGACCCAGCAGAAACGCCAGCAGGCCGGATTGCTGCAATTTTATTCCGACGATGCGCGCGACGTCGGCAACATCGCGGATTACGAAAATTTTCTCGCCGCCCTGGTGAAAATTTATCGCGATCTCGGCGCGCGCCTGGAGCCGGGACGATTCATGACGATCATCGTCAAGAACGTCAAAAAGAAAGGCAAAATTTTTCCGCTGGCATGGGATTTATCGCTGCGCCTGCGCGAAGATTTTTTCCTGCATCGCGAGCAGTTTTGGTGTCAAGACGATCAGCGCCTGGCGCCGTTCGGTTATCGTTACGCCTGGGTGAGCAACACCTTTCATCATTATTGCCTGCATTTTCAAAAACCAATCAATGGATGA